The genomic DNA gaggaagcaagtgcgaggtagGTATTTATAACAGCTCTGTGCTGGCCATCTCCATGATCTGCAATAGCAGAATTAAAACTGGGCCAGTACAGCCAAAGAAAGAGAGTTCCTGTTAAAGGAAGAGGGACAAAAATTAGTAATAATTCTGAACCTTTTGATAATCTATACAAGAGGAAAACCCCCTGAAGGGAAGGGAACTTTTGATCTTATTTTGTTCCAAAACACCAAATAAGCAGCAAATAGCAACCCAGCACTTTTTGCATTGTCAAAAGGGTGAAATTTGATTCAAACTCTAatttaatatatgtgaccctggaccacaaaagcagtcttaagtcgatggggtatattttttgcaataacccccccaaaaaaaaaaaaacttgaatgagtcaaaattatagatttttcttttatcccaaaaatcattaggatattatttaaagatcatgtcccatgaagatattttggaaatttcctactgtaaatatatcaaaacttaatttttgattagtaatatgcaatgctaagaacttaatttggacagctttgaaggcaattttctcagtatttttatttttattttatttttttgcaccagattccagatattcaaggTCAAATAATGTCTTATCCTAACAAAcaacacatcaatggaaagcttatttattcagctttcagattatcattttgaaaaattgacatttaagactggttttgtggtccagggtcacacacacacacacacatttgtttttgtgaaaaatggggacatcccattggtgtaatggtttttataatgtagaaactgtatattctttcgcccttcaccaaccctacacctaaccctaaccctcacaagaaactttgtgcatttttactttctccaaaaaaaaaatcattctgtatgatttataagcatcttgaaaaatggggacaagggttatgtcctcataagttaccctctccttgtaatacctgtgtcatacccatgtcaatatacagagttgtgtcctgatatgtcacaaaaacaagagcacacacacacatatacagtatacatatatatatatatatatatatatatatatatatatatatatatatatatatatatatatatatatatatattaaaacattgcaCGTGTagctatttaaatgtttttaagtgaATGTGGTTTGAATGACAGAGAGGGAAAATGTATAACCTTTTGTTATACCCTGCTTGATGCAATGAAGAAAAGCTGATAGAGACATTCTTCACTCACCAATCATTGCAAACACATCAGAGTGGTAAACAGATCCTTGTAAATGTTTGCTTTGCGATAGCATTGGTCGATATAAGACCCAAGATATGGTCAAACCATAATATGCTCCAAAAGTGTGGATGACCATGGAACCACCAGGATCTTTTGCCTATGCAAGAgtgaaataatacaaaattacaaattcCTTTTCTTATGTTGGTAAGAAGACAATGAGTGGATTTAAACTTACATGTAGGAGTTCAAGAATGATGTACTCCTCAACAGCAAACAGGGTGACTCCAAATAGAGTAAGAACCATCAGCTGCACTGGGCTGACTTTTCCAAGGCAAGCGCCGTATGCAATGAGACAGCCGGCCACACAGAAATCTGCATTAATGAGGCTGAATTgaaaaaaatgacagttaaatttTACGTAAACagattaaatgtgtatatattaagCATCGCTTCAAAAATGAACATGAAATCAGTATCCTATAGAAAAGCATGTCAGTCAAGTGACACTGTAgggcagggatcctcaaatctggcccacaagatccactttcctgcagagtttacctaagcatgctaatcaatgtcttcatgATCATTTGAAAATCACAGTTTGGCGAGattgatcaaggttggagctaaactctgcagcactTTGGCcatccaggacaagatttgagggACCCTGCTATAAAGGGGGCCTAAACATGTAGGTGAACATACCAGTGATGATTCATAATGTCGTAATTCATAAAGTAGAAtacaaaaaattaattacttcTCAACCCCAATTTTTATCTTTCCATCATTTTCATCCAGGGAATGAAACCAGCCTTGCATCAGCAGAGCCCATTGAATTCCAAAAGCTGCGATGAGAAAATTGAAGCCAACTCCACCAAAACTATAACGCTTCAGAAAGGTCATTAGAAATCCAAAACCAACAAAGATCATCACATGCACATCCTGAAAACctacagaaaaaagaaagtacAGAAGAGAAAATTGCTACCTCAAAATTTATACAATTAAACAATGCTATATAAGTAAATATAGAATGTTGCAGCAAAACATTGTGGCATGTTTGTTACTTACTTGGATATCTATAGTAAAAGTCATTCTCTAAATTTGTGGAAATATTTTTCCTTCTTCTGTGTTCGATCCAGTGAGTGTCAGACTGCTCATTATAACGGATGAACACACCAAACAGGATAATCATTGCAATCTGCCAGACAAAGCAGACTGCTGGGAGACTGATTCGAATATTGGTGTTTTTGGCCATTTTAAGTCTTGCAGATTGTCCTGAAGAGAAGTTCTGGAGATGACTGCCAATTTCCTTTCTTTCGTAATTTGGTCGGTTGCATTCAGTAGGAACATGTGATTCCCCTTTTGTCATAATGTTTTTATAGTGCGGTCTTGAGGTGTGTCATTACATCATGAAGCAGCACCTCCTACAAAGACACGCACATATTTATGACACAAAGTTTGTTGTTTGTTAAGGAAAGACAGTATCTGGGTTCTTATGTAATGATTATGTACAGTGGTGACTGTGCTACAAAATAAGCATGCACATTGCAAAGACattcaaacatacatacatacacacatacacactccatACTGCTGCTGTTGCAGCaattacaatatttcagttttgtttttttaaatggcaaagTGGTCCTTTTTCTTTTAGTTTCTTTATTGAgttaatttagaaatatgtttggaACATTTTGTGTTTGTTAAAATCAGTTAgcctattattataattattattattttaaggaaCGACCAAGTGGACAGCGGCAGGAAGCGCAATGAGCATATGTTTGATCACTTTAGCCTTCTTCTCAAATCAACacaacttgcctaaaataaaatttatgacaaaaaaaaaacttcatgctTTTCaccatattaattaaaaaaactgtgGAAAGTGGAAGCTTGAGGCGCCAGCGCGATCTTTCTCTCTCTAACAGTGGTTACTAAAATTTATgctgtcatttttgctcataaaagtAAAAGTATATGTCATTCTGAgctgcaaagggtctacttttgtgtgcactcacaatatcaacaaaatgtaaaaaaaaaaaaaaaaaaaaaggattcgcATTTTGTGTCTCTTGAGTGGGTGGGCTTCACAAAAATTTAACGAAACTCAGCTAATACTTGCCTCATAGACATGAAACATCTATAAAATGCTTTGAATAACtactttaaaactaaataattcaaattgaaaacaaaaactcATTCATAATGTAATTCATAAAGAAACATTACTCTCTAAAGGAGATGGCGAGTGAGGATCGTCAAATTCATCTTTGTGACactgactcagaaaacactagtttattaacaaataaatcaaatatccCCTcactactttttattattttaatttgttactttttttgttgttgttgttttaggctGCTGTGCCAAAAGTGTATTTGCATTCAGTACAAATATAGCCTTCGGAAGCATTTAGGTGGCATgttgaaaaataacaaaataaaattaacatcGTACTATTTTAGGaatacagtcaagtcaagtcaagtcacctttatttatatagcgctttaaacaaaatacattgtgtcaaagcaactgaacaacattcattaggaaaacagtgtgtcaataatgcaaaatgacagttaaaggcagttcatcattgaattgagtgatatctctgttcagtttaaatagtgtctgtgcatttatttgcaatcaagtcaacgatatcgctgtagatgaagtgaccccaactaagcaagccagaggcgacagcggcaaggaaccgaaactccatcgatgacagaatggagaaaaaaaaaccttgagagaaaccaggctcagttgggggaccagttctcctctgaccagacgaaaccagcagttcaattccaggatgcagcaaagtcagattgtgcagaagaatcatctgtttcctgtggtcttgtcctagtgGTCGTctggacaaggtctttacaggggatctgtatctggggctctagttgtcctgttccccgctgtctttcagggcagtagaggtcttttctaggtgccgatccaccatctggtctggatacgtactggatccgggtgactgcagtgagccTCTCATCTgcatacagactggatctggtggctacggtgacctcggaataagagagaaacagactaatattagcatagatgccattcttctaatgatgtagcaagtacatcgggtgttatgggaagtgttcccagttccggtttacctaattaatgcaggctaaaaatcctttaatggatttggatattaaaagcatattagtatgttatttgTAAGCCAGGttgaagagatgggtctttaatctagatttaaactgcaagagtgtgtctgcctcccgaacaatgttaggtaggttattccagagtttaggcgccaaataggaaaaggatctgccgccgcagttgattttgatattctaggtattatcaaattacctgagttttgagaacatagcggacgtataggattataatgtaaaaggagctcattcaaatacggaggtgctaaaccattcagggctttataagtaataagcaattttttaaaatcgatgtttgatagggagccagtgcagtgttgacaggactgtgctaatatggtcatacttcctggtaaccttgaggtcataaatgcatggattaacatctCTGCATTCGAcaatgagagcataggccgtaatttagatatatttttgagatgtaaaaatgcagttttacaaatgctagaaacttggctttgtaaggaaagattgcgatcaaatagcacacctaggttcctaactgatgacgaagaattgacagagcagccatcaagtcttagacagtgttctaggttattacatgcagagtttttaggtcctataattaacacctctgtttttttcagaatttagcattcTGAAACTATGCATtcaattagtttttcaaattggtgtgtttcaacgagccgcaaagaaatatagagctgagtatcatcagcataacagtgaaagctaacaccatgtttcctgatgatatctcccaagggtaacatataaagcgtgaagagtagcggccctagtactgagccttgaggtactccatactgcacttgtgctcgatatgatacctcttcatttactgctttgaactgatggcggtcatataagtacgatttgaaccatgctaatgaacttccattaatgccaacaaagtgttcaagtctatgcaaaagaatgttgtggtcaattgtgtcaaacgcagcactaagatccaatagaactaatagagagatataaccacaatcagatgataagagcaggtcatttgtaactctaaggagagcagtctcagtactatgatacagtctaaatcctgactggaaatcctcacatataccatttttctctaagaaggaatataattttgaggataccaccttttctagtatctcggacagaaaagggagattcgagattggtctataattaactagttctttggggtcaagttgtggtttttggatgagaggcttaataacagtcacagtaaagaatacagtaaaaattatgatattatattattatattatatattattatatttatattatagtagACTTATTGACTTTTTTAAACTCTGATTGATCGATTTCATGAGACATTCCTTTGTATTAaattgttcagattttttttttttttaacatgcattcaaacattcatgtttatttcttgttgcaaatattaaaaaggaaaatataattgattCATGTGCCACTACTGGCGAATTATCTCACTACAAATAAAAGAgtgtaaaaacacttttattctatatattttatcataatatTTAACGCAGGCACTTTgtagtaacaaagcacaaagctgcgATTATTGGGTGGCTTGCATGCTAATAATGAATAGACTTGAAAACGTTAAATGTTATTTCCAAGCATTTATcccataaataaaacagcttgtgaaGCACGATCCCAAAACTTTATTTActtcacagaaatcaacaataggGCCTAGGTGAAGTGAACCGAGCTGgacgtgtttattttttttattttttttgcatatggtcCCGGGGCTGCCACTGGCCAATAGCAAGAAGGCAGAGACTCATAAAATAGGGCAGAATCTGCACCAGCATCACTTAGAGATGAAGAGGAGATGGCCAAGTTACCAATATTAAAATCCAACAGGGAAAATAATAAGTGTTGCTTTTTTATGTGTAGGAAATAAAGATGACCAAATTAATTGTGATAACTCTGGGTTTATCAAAGAAAACCTGCTCCCTAACAGGCTTGGTTCACAGAGTAACTATGGAATTTATCGAGAGGTTTAGTTTAGTCTTTTATTGGAACTGAAAACCTTGAGTTTCCCTTTTCTGAGATTAGCAGACTCTGAGTTTCCAACAAACATCCCAGATTAGTAcctttcaaaatataaataaataaaacaaacaaataaataataaaataaataaagattaaaatgctaatattttaaagaataatttagCGGTAATTTTTATGATCCACATGATGACCATTCAGCTGATGATTTCATCCGGGATGATACCCCACATTCAGACACCTTTAGTAACTTAGCACTATCACATACCTTAGATAACATACACTGCTGCTCAGAGGAGTTCTCAGAGGAGCAATGTGCTTGTTTacttatgaaataaatataattttacaagaaCGACATGGAGAGAGCATGCACAGCTGTTGTTTATGGTGTGTGTAACGTTAGCTGCAGGCAGCAAGGGgctataatatttttgttcaatattttCCTAATTACAATTTTATGATTAGTTTATAAAGGCTAAGTTATTTTCCCAGTTTTATCACAGAATAAGGcaggaaatatattttatagtttctaTGCTAAATAACATATCAGTACTGCATCATTCAtatagtgtatttatttattaattacctgGAGATAActtcaaaaacaaacatagaccatatatttttgcaattttgtgtttattgtcttcacatttcatcagtaaaaatgtttctgcttttattcagctcAGCTACAGCATTGCTGGATCCTTTTGTCCATATTAAGGATTTCCTGCACGTAGAAGTTATTACTTCTATATGGGTCTGTTTTGGACTTTCTGCGTGAGCGCGCTCTCCAGCTTCCAGTAAGAATGAAACATGCACTGCATGTGAGAGTTCAATGCTCCATGATGTTCACATCTCCTCATTTTGGATACGAATAAAATGCCAGGTCATGCATAGACTCCCGATACCgtctctttgaatttaaatgtagatTTAAATCTAGAAATCACTAGGTGAACACACCTGCCCAAATAGGggacaaatttacattttattaaaataaaatatttagtaaatattaaaaatgcagCTAACGTTGTTCTACACATAGCATTATAAACAAAGGTGCCTGTTCTCTTTCATTCTTGGTCGTTTCGTAAAGAGTGTCAAGAGGTcttgtcttttttatgttatttgactaaaaacTATTCATGCtatgaactattattattacagtatttatttaaaaaacgtagagtgaattaaaataattatcacaacactggtaaaacAGGCTTAAACTGATTTCCTCATCCTCTGAATTATACTTGTAAATCTTGTTTTTAttatccataattttttttttttaattcagaacaGGATTAGAATAgagttctattttaaataaaacattttttttctataacaACAACATCATCAGTAGTGTTTACAACATCGAACCACCATacactttaaaattattaataataataatatcaataatataatTCAGTTTCTAATTTCAGAGTAATTAAGGggtgtaaataaaacaaatctttaactttttaatttaaaatggtcttttcttttctgtgtttctttttcaaaactgtcacagcatttgctgctgtataaATACAGAAGCATCTGTTTCGAAATAAAAAATTAGATGAAGATGTCTTTTATCTCAACCAAAGAAATGAACGTCAGACCATTATGTTAGGTGTTATGTACACCATTAGTCTACATAGTTTCTGTTCAGGGTCAGGCTGATGCCTTTACAGGATGTATTCTCTGATGCTGCATTCCAGTAATTCTTTAAGAGCAAGATCAGTAACGATGAAAGTGACAACCAATTAGTGATAACGGACACCCTTAGATCACACCATTAAAGCCTTTTTTTGTTGAACACCACATGGTATTGCGCAATAGGATCAGATTGAAATTTCTGCATTTATGTAATGTGACCTCATTATTTCTATCATAGTTACAATATTATTAATTGTAAATGTCAAATTAGCCTTGTAATAATGATAAGCTAATATAAAACCAGTTCCTATAAAACCTGGGCACGGTATTGCACTGCTTTTAGTTTCTAAAGTATTGGGTGGAAGTTGGTATCCTTTCATTTGATCATAATCTATTTTTGCCAGTTTTTGATTgccaaaaagattttttaaattaaaatagaagttAATTGACTCTTTCTTGCTCCTTCTAGTTTGTTAGGGGGGTTTTGAAAAGGGTGATATATACTTGCCTTCATGTTGTTAGACACTCATATGATTGATCTTTTACACAGACAGGTATGcccacaaacagacacacacacaagcgcacacAAAACCATCAGCGTATTCTTTCCCATAAACAAGAGTAAACAAGAACAGGGGCTATCAAGCACCAACAAGGACAAATTATGAATTGTTAAAGTAGTTTATATCAGTCTACTCTCTTCCAAA from Carassius carassius chromosome 17, fCarCar2.1, whole genome shotgun sequence includes the following:
- the rhcgl1 gene encoding rh family, C glycoprotein, like 1, yielding MAKNTNIRISLPAVCFVWQIAMIILFGVFIRYNEQSDTHWIEHRRRKNISTNLENDFYYRYPSFQDVHVMIFVGFGFLMTFLKRYSFGGVGFNFLIAAFGIQWALLMQGWFHSLDENDGKIKIGVENLINADFCVAGCLIAYGACLGKVSPVQLMVLTLFGVTLFAVEEYIILELLHAKDPGGSMVIHTFGAYYGLTISWVLYRPMLSQSKHLQGSVYHSDVFAMIGTLFLWLYWPSFNSAIADHGDGQHRAVINTYLALASSVLTTFAISSISQKHGKFDMVHIQNATLAGGVAMGTASEFMITPYGSLIVGFCSGIISTFGYLFLTPFMEKTLKIQDTCGIHNLHAMPGVIGGIVGAITAASASESVYGQEGLINTFDFKEAVANRTVNIQGGYQAAALFVAIAFGLVGGALVGGILKLPIWGDPADANCFDDEVYWEVPEDEDENILSRQPNMNHARGMPDAYQRSHV